The genomic DNA aaattcaatgggcggtttgtcttatggtgactttttttgtcctaacgCATTAAATTCAATgattgttttttcttatgggagttttctctctgcaaatttttcggctGCAAATTTTCACCACTGTTTCGTGGGAAAATTCGCACATggtgaaattcagaattttgccacGAATCATTGGCTGGCTTGTAAATTCGCTCACTAGTCCTGGGGAATGGCCGCTCTTTCATTATTCATTAGGCGCTCTCTTCAGCTCCCTGGATAAGTTTGTCTGCTGCTCTGAACTGGGAGTACTAGGAGATGGCACCATGCTATATTATTATCTGACACATGTACAATAAAGCATGGGGAAAGTCCTCTGCAGTTTTGTTTCAAAGTAAATGCACACATTTTTTAGGTGGCATGTACCCATCATCAGACTTATCTCTGGGACTGTCTCTGtgacgtgaggcaacttcgggcgacttcggaaaactaagcagcgcgtgtgcattgccgcaggcgattttcattttagccggcggagggcagggggaaggcagttcggggagattgtcgccccgaagaagaggagatttgttgctggggcaattaatctccccgaatctgctcatgtggcctgacCTTAAAGCTTAGTGTACTTCTAGATTGGTACAACATGTTTAACCTAATCCTCTCCAGAGATTAAGCTGTCCTTTGCTATATGTCGCAGGTATGCTAGATCTATACTTATCTGAATCATAACATTGTCTGGTCAAAGCAGGATCAATagatgtaacaaacaagggaaagttgtgctcaccactagcaatagaattcttaatgaattagatgaaaattaagcgtaggactggccagatatgggatgactttgacgtagttggccagcttaaatatattgcaatatatggacaaacaatccctgtgttgtttaaagggtaaggcatttttcagtagcagtatgcacaaaatgtctgtcttaaatatattgataatgggttgagtgcagaggactcttgtatttgtctataaggaTCAATAGATGTACCTTTATCTAGGAGGCTTATTCATGTTTACTAGAATAGGTGTGACTATTAAGGGGGATTATTACTTCTATTCAGGCTCTGCACAATAAATGGCATTGTCATTGTTTATGTAAAAAGGGGGGTGATAATGttatgactgtatccctttaagtactgtatttagaaatgtatttaaacctGGGACAGCAAAGGAATATTTTGCGAGACTGGGACTTATTGGAGGGATGTTCTAGACAGAATAGCAAACAAGATACTTTCActaaatttaaatacaatttatgtatgcaaaaataattaaatgatgCATATCTGTGTTGTTTCCCAGGTTTGACTGCCGTCACAAAGCAAAGATGGATGTCAAACACATTAAGGATTACCTCTCATGGCTGTACTATCAGTATCTTCTCATCACATGTAGCTACGTCCTGGAACCCTGGGAACAATCCATTTTTAACACCCTTCTCCTGACTATTATTGCAATGGTGATCTACAGCTCTTACATTTTCATCCCAATTCATGTTCAACTGGCAGTTGAGTTTTTTACCATAATCTTTGGCGGACAACATGAAAGTACTGTGGCCGTTATGAGCTGAGAAACCGTATATTTTAGGGACCTATACATGGGACCTGCTGCTTCTTAAATCAAGTGTGTTCGCACCGACTGCAAACATTCCAGTTCATTTAGATCCCGGCTATGAAAGGGCTTGTGGGTGGAGGACATTGTGCAACTATCATTCACtacattttatatgtaatgtGCATGTCTATGATGTATATACTACAGCTTAAGCTTAAGTATATGTGCCAGTATTCTGCTCGTCATGCTGGAAAACTGAAGGAAATTTTTAGCAAACAAAAATCGACACAAGAAAGTGCGGTGTTTGCCCACATATCCATGGAGAATGTACAGCTGATATTCCAAAGATTGGTCAGTTGCTATGCATATTTTGATGCAATTTATTTCAAGTTGAAATTTGGCAGCAAATCTACTCCATTACTTGCAACAGTATTGTAAGACTTGGGGTGCTCCCATTACTGTGGAGTTCTCTGAAGTGACAGCATGTTCTATAGCTTTACTATTCACTAGTCTTTAGATTAACGGATATGGTCCGTAGATTGGTGAAAATTTCTAAATAGTGTGTGTACATTTGTTGGGTGCCCCTTGGGCAGTACCCTGTGGGCCCTGAACTCTGCATGTGCCTGTGTAgatgctgaaaatgcaataacgCATGCAGTACAAGTAAATATGCATGGCTGTTGTAATTCATACCAAACTATTCTAAATATGTGACCTGGAAAGAGGGATGACTCTCTAAACATATTAGATTTGAACTATGTTGTCAGTAAATGAAGTATTCCATCCTACAACACTTTAACATATACTGTGAAGCTATGTGGTCTTGGGAAAGGGCCAGTCTTAGAGCAGGGCAGAGATTTTACTGTGGGCTCTCATCTCAAAGGggcatttaacaaaaaaatatacatagtaTTACACTGTGTAAGGGTAATAAATATTCTTGGTAGTTTTGTCAAGGGTGATCAATCTGCATCCCTTTCGCTGTCATAaaattgcaac from Xenopus laevis strain J_2021 chromosome 5S, Xenopus_laevis_v10.1, whole genome shotgun sequence includes the following:
- the LOC108718104 gene encoding serine palmitoyltransferase small subunit B-like isoform X2 — its product is MDVKHIKDYLSWLYYQYLLITCSYVLEPWEQSIFNTLLLTIIAMVIYSSYIFIPIHVQLAVEFFTIIFGGQHESTVAVMS
- the LOC108718104 gene encoding serine palmitoyltransferase small subunit B-like isoform X1; the protein is MRCRLHREAHRFDCRHKAKMDVKHIKDYLSWLYYQYLLITCSYVLEPWEQSIFNTLLLTIIAMVIYSSYIFIPIHVQLAVEFFTIIFGGQHESTVAVMS